The following are encoded together in the Pseudodesulfovibrio indicus genome:
- a CDS encoding CBS and ACT domain-containing protein, with protein sequence MLVANWMTTDVITITPERSMMKASKLMKDKGISRLPVVDAEGRILGILSDRDIKDASPSKATTLDMHELYYLLSEIKIQDIMTKKVVTIRDTETVEKAAVLMLEGNFGGLPVVDEQNKVVGIITDTDIFKVLVEISGIYEGGAQFCLRLSTAPGSLRPVLAFLKDNGARIMSIMTHNVPESEGFKNVYIRIRDMDKPDFKRLQQGLAENFEVLYWAIDSAHTVL encoded by the coding sequence ATGCTGGTAGCGAACTGGATGACCACGGACGTCATCACCATCACCCCTGAGCGTTCCATGATGAAGGCTTCCAAGCTCATGAAGGACAAGGGCATCAGCCGTCTGCCCGTGGTTGACGCCGAAGGCCGCATCCTCGGCATCCTCTCCGACCGGGACATCAAGGACGCCTCGCCCTCCAAGGCCACCACCCTGGACATGCACGAGCTCTACTACCTGCTCTCCGAGATCAAGATTCAGGACATCATGACCAAGAAGGTGGTCACCATCCGCGACACCGAGACCGTGGAAAAGGCGGCCGTGCTCATGCTCGAAGGCAACTTCGGCGGCCTGCCCGTGGTCGACGAGCAGAACAAGGTCGTGGGCATCATCACCGACACCGACATCTTCAAGGTCCTGGTCGAGATATCCGGCATCTACGAGGGCGGCGCCCAGTTCTGCCTGCGGCTGTCCACGGCCCCCGGCAGCCTCCGCCCGGTGCTCGCCTTCCTCAAGGACAACGGCGCGCGCATCATGTCGATCATGACCCACAACGTCCCGGAATCCGAGGGATTCAAGAACGTCTACATCCGCATCCGCGACATGGACAAGCCGGACTTCAAGCGGCTCCAGCAGGGACTGGCCGAGAACTTCGAGGTCCTGTACTGGGCCATCGACTCGGCGCACACCGTGCTGTAA
- a CDS encoding PaaI family thioesterase, whose protein sequence is MPKDYLDAVRQAGQTVNPLFAFLGMVVETIEPDRAVLRLPFRPELIQGGGVVAGGVLAALLDETMAHAVLGGNKPGHKTTTVNLSVSYLRPAGPGADLTCEARVIKRGGRVLFVEAEARSGDLEAARATASFLLLA, encoded by the coding sequence ATGCCCAAAGACTACCTCGACGCGGTCCGCCAGGCGGGCCAGACCGTCAACCCCCTCTTCGCCTTCCTCGGCATGGTCGTGGAGACCATCGAACCGGACCGGGCCGTGCTCAGGCTGCCCTTTCGGCCGGAGTTGATCCAGGGCGGCGGCGTGGTCGCTGGCGGCGTTCTGGCCGCCCTCCTGGACGAGACCATGGCCCACGCCGTGCTCGGCGGCAACAAGCCCGGCCACAAGACCACCACCGTCAACCTCTCCGTGAGTTACCTGCGTCCGGCCGGACCCGGGGCGGACCTGACCTGCGAGGCCCGCGTGATCAAACGCGGCGGGCGGGTCCTGTTCGTGGAGGCCGAGGCCCGCTCCGGGGACCTGGAGGCGGCCCGGGCCACGGCGTCGTTCCTGCTCCTGGCCTGA
- a CDS encoding sugar phosphate isomerase/epimerase family protein: MGDEALGPGGPPILLSAGCLFHLPLKLIARIGREAGFAGMELIMNSPKLTPEAGLEKINEILPIRSLHAPFRDWAAWGGHLNSWKATTALANSLPQADHITMHPPGSKLANMIQNRWFEKAVDLPLLLDAKGRIRFSLENMPWAEGSPFGRDPLDRLTAQCRDKNVGLTFDVCHMGVSGRDVLHAIDKVPVDLLYNVHFSDAVGFTEHLTPGAGALPLDDFLKRLGKRGYDRYITLELEPSAFPDDIDRTIEVLVRLRQDMETQLQLGRGA, translated from the coding sequence ATGGGAGACGAAGCGCTCGGCCCTGGCGGCCCCCCTATCCTGCTGTCGGCGGGTTGTCTGTTCCACCTGCCGCTCAAGCTCATTGCGCGCATCGGCCGGGAGGCCGGGTTTGCGGGCATGGAGCTGATCATGAACTCGCCCAAGCTCACACCCGAGGCCGGGCTGGAAAAGATCAACGAAATCTTGCCCATCCGTTCGCTCCACGCGCCCTTTCGCGACTGGGCGGCCTGGGGCGGGCACCTCAATTCGTGGAAGGCGACCACCGCCCTGGCCAACTCCCTGCCCCAGGCGGACCACATCACCATGCACCCGCCAGGCTCCAAGCTCGCCAACATGATCCAGAACCGCTGGTTCGAAAAGGCCGTGGACCTGCCGCTGCTCCTGGACGCCAAGGGACGCATCCGCTTCTCGCTGGAGAACATGCCCTGGGCCGAGGGATCGCCCTTCGGCAGGGACCCGCTGGACCGGCTCACGGCCCAGTGCCGGGACAAGAACGTGGGGCTGACCTTCGACGTCTGCCACATGGGGGTGTCCGGCCGCGACGTGCTCCACGCCATCGACAAGGTTCCCGTGGACCTGCTCTACAACGTCCACTTCTCCGACGCCGTTGGATTCACCGAGCACCTCACCCCCGGCGCAGGGGCCCTGCCGCTGGACGACTTCCTCAAGCGCCTTGGCAAACGGGGCTACGACCGCTACATTACCCTCGAACTGGAACCCTCCGCCTTCCCCGACGACATCGACAGGACCATCGAGGTCCTCGTTCGGCTCAGGCAGGATATGGAAACGCAGCTCCAACTCGGACGGGGAGCATGA
- a CDS encoding TetR/AcrR family transcriptional regulator, which translates to MADEKTKPRRGRPKTMTDEARRAAIVAEAEVLFAAKGFLGTSTGEIAARCRISKQTLYRIFPCKTDLFGAVVDAHRMRIIDLGDGYDDLPLDQALARIFMIELDQRDYELRAAFLRAAHVESFSEPQLKEILRCRGGYKARAELKAWLDRQCANGRLAIADTDRAAHMLLDTFGGSIIFDALGGFGWASREERIAHFRQCIDIFLKGALPDQH; encoded by the coding sequence ATGGCGGACGAGAAAACCAAGCCCCGGCGGGGGCGCCCCAAGACCATGACCGACGAGGCCCGGCGCGCGGCCATCGTGGCCGAGGCCGAGGTCCTGTTCGCGGCCAAGGGGTTCCTGGGCACGTCCACGGGCGAGATCGCGGCCCGGTGCAGGATTTCGAAGCAGACCCTGTACCGCATATTCCCCTGCAAGACCGACCTGTTCGGGGCCGTGGTCGATGCACACCGCATGCGCATTATCGACCTCGGCGACGGGTACGACGACCTGCCCCTGGACCAGGCGCTGGCCAGGATATTCATGATCGAACTGGACCAGCGCGACTACGAGCTTCGGGCCGCGTTCCTTCGCGCCGCCCACGTCGAATCCTTCAGCGAGCCGCAACTCAAGGAAATCCTGCGCTGCCGGGGCGGGTACAAGGCCCGCGCCGAGCTCAAGGCTTGGCTGGACCGCCAGTGCGCCAACGGGCGGCTCGCCATCGCGGACACGGACCGGGCGGCGCACATGCTCTTGGACACCTTTGGCGGGTCCATCATCTTCGACGCCCTGGGCGGTTTCGGTTGGGCCAGCCGCGAGGAGCGCATCGCCCATTTCCGGCAGTGTATCGATATCTTCCTCAAGGGCGCGCTGCCTGACCAGCATTGA
- a CDS encoding efflux RND transporter permease subunit, whose protein sequence is MSDFFIRRPIFAWVIAIVIMLGGLLALRTLSISQYPEIAPTTVSITCTYPGADAKTVENSVTKVIEQGMTGIDYLDYMTSTSTSTGRAEISLTFTNAADPDVAQMQVQNKLQQVTSQLPDVVQSNGLSVTKSSASFLMVLGFVSMDDTMTSTDIADFVDSSLNDTLKRVEGVGDTRLFSSSYAMRIWLNPDQLNEYSLMPSDVARAIEAQNTQISAGQLGGLPAVQGQQLNATITARSRLQTPEQFRDIIIKSSTDGSVVRIRDVARVELDAESYTTSTTYNQHPTAGLAIQLATGANAIQTAEAVVKTIDELKPTFPTGVEVVYPYDTTPFVKLSIEDVIETLIEAIILVFIVMLLFLQNLRATFIPTIAVPVVLLGTFAVLSVMGYSINTLTMFAMVLAIGLLVDDAIVVVENVERVMATEGLGPREATRKSMKEISGALVGIATVLSAVFVPMAFFGGSVGVIYRQFSVTIVSAMILSVVVALILTPALCATMLKPAHGETKNRFFAWFNRVFDRGTTGYHDGTAWMLRRMGRFLLVFLLITGIMGWMFYRLPSSFLPSEDQGILIAMVQLPTGATQERTKRVLTEVSDHFLNNEKEAVEGVLTVTGFSFSGAGQNVGIGFIRLKPFDERKDPALSAQAVAGRAMGAFFKNREARIFCLAPPAIHGMGNSNGFDFYLRDINGAGHEQLMAVRNQFLGMAAQSPLLANTRPNGQEDEPQYHIDIDQEKASALGLSFSDINTTLSTAWGSDYVNDFIDRGRVKPVYLQGDMDFRMQPEDVNRWFVRNDKGGMVPFASFANGRWTYDSPRLERYNGSSALEIQGQAAQGVSSGDAMAEVKRLVAQLPPGYAMSWTGLSAQEELSGNQAAPLYAISVLVVFLCLAALYESWSIPFAVIMAVPIGIFGALLAATTFGQSNDVYFKVGLLTTIGLTAKNAILIVEFAVAEQAAGLGVIEATLKAARLRLRPILMTSFAFILGVLPLAVASGAGSGAQNSVGIGVMGGMLSATVLGVYLIPLLYVALRKVFKYKPPVEDDETGTA, encoded by the coding sequence ATGTCCGATTTCTTCATCCGGCGGCCCATTTTCGCCTGGGTCATCGCCATCGTCATCATGCTCGGCGGCCTGCTGGCCCTGCGGACCCTGTCCATCTCCCAGTACCCCGAGATCGCCCCGACCACGGTCAGCATTACCTGCACCTACCCCGGCGCGGACGCCAAGACCGTGGAAAACTCGGTGACCAAGGTCATCGAGCAGGGCATGACCGGCATCGACTACCTGGACTACATGACCTCCACCTCGACCTCCACGGGCCGGGCGGAGATTTCCCTGACCTTCACCAACGCGGCCGACCCCGACGTGGCCCAGATGCAGGTCCAGAACAAGCTGCAGCAGGTCACCTCCCAGCTGCCCGACGTGGTCCAGTCCAACGGCTTGAGCGTGACCAAGTCCTCGGCCAGCTTCCTGATGGTCCTCGGTTTCGTCTCCATGGACGATACCATGACCTCCACGGACATCGCCGACTTTGTGGACAGCTCCCTGAACGATACCCTCAAGCGAGTGGAGGGCGTGGGCGACACCCGGTTGTTCTCCTCGTCCTACGCCATGCGCATCTGGCTCAACCCCGACCAGCTCAACGAATACTCGCTCATGCCGAGCGACGTGGCCAGGGCCATCGAGGCCCAGAACACCCAGATCTCCGCCGGCCAGCTCGGCGGCCTGCCCGCCGTCCAGGGCCAGCAGCTCAACGCGACCATCACCGCGCGCAGCCGGCTCCAGACGCCCGAGCAGTTCCGGGACATCATCATCAAGAGCTCCACGGACGGCTCGGTGGTCCGCATCCGCGACGTGGCCAGGGTCGAACTCGACGCCGAGAGCTACACCACCAGCACCACCTACAACCAGCACCCCACCGCGGGTCTGGCCATCCAGCTGGCCACCGGGGCCAACGCCATCCAGACCGCCGAGGCCGTGGTAAAGACCATCGACGAGCTGAAGCCCACCTTCCCGACCGGCGTCGAGGTCGTCTATCCGTACGACACCACGCCGTTCGTCAAGCTGTCCATCGAGGACGTGATCGAGACCCTGATCGAGGCCATCATCCTGGTCTTCATCGTCATGCTCCTGTTCCTGCAGAACCTCCGGGCCACGTTCATCCCGACCATCGCCGTGCCCGTGGTCCTGCTCGGCACCTTCGCGGTGCTCTCCGTCATGGGCTACTCCATCAACACCCTGACCATGTTCGCCATGGTCCTGGCCATCGGCCTGCTGGTGGACGACGCCATCGTCGTGGTCGAGAACGTGGAGCGCGTGATGGCCACCGAGGGCCTCGGCCCGCGCGAGGCCACGCGCAAGTCCATGAAGGAGATCTCCGGCGCGCTGGTCGGCATCGCCACGGTCCTGTCCGCCGTCTTCGTGCCCATGGCCTTCTTCGGCGGGTCCGTGGGCGTCATCTACCGCCAGTTCTCGGTGACCATCGTCTCGGCCATGATCCTGTCCGTTGTGGTCGCCCTGATCCTGACCCCGGCCCTGTGCGCGACCATGCTCAAGCCCGCGCACGGCGAAACCAAGAACCGCTTCTTCGCCTGGTTCAACCGGGTTTTCGACCGGGGAACCACCGGCTACCACGACGGCACCGCCTGGATGCTCCGGCGCATGGGCCGCTTCCTGCTGGTCTTCCTGCTCATCACCGGGATCATGGGCTGGATGTTCTACCGACTGCCCAGCTCCTTCCTGCCCTCGGAGGACCAGGGCATCCTGATCGCCATGGTCCAGCTCCCCACGGGCGCGACCCAGGAGCGGACCAAGCGGGTCCTGACCGAGGTCAGCGACCACTTCCTGAACAACGAGAAGGAGGCCGTGGAAGGCGTCCTCACCGTGACCGGGTTCAGCTTCAGCGGCGCGGGCCAGAACGTGGGCATCGGCTTCATCCGGCTCAAGCCCTTCGACGAACGCAAGGACCCGGCCCTTTCGGCCCAGGCCGTTGCCGGGCGGGCCATGGGCGCGTTCTTCAAGAACCGCGAGGCCCGGATATTCTGCCTGGCCCCGCCCGCCATCCACGGCATGGGCAACTCCAACGGCTTCGACTTCTACCTGCGCGACATCAACGGCGCGGGCCACGAGCAGCTGATGGCCGTGCGCAACCAGTTCCTGGGCATGGCCGCCCAGAGCCCGCTGCTGGCCAACACCCGGCCCAACGGCCAGGAGGACGAGCCGCAGTACCATATCGACATCGACCAGGAGAAGGCCAGCGCGCTGGGACTCTCCTTCTCGGACATCAACACCACCCTGTCCACGGCCTGGGGCAGCGACTACGTCAACGACTTCATCGACCGCGGCCGGGTCAAGCCGGTCTACCTCCAGGGCGACATGGACTTCCGCATGCAGCCGGAGGATGTGAACCGCTGGTTCGTGCGCAACGACAAGGGCGGCATGGTTCCCTTCGCCTCCTTTGCCAACGGCCGCTGGACCTACGACTCCCCGCGCCTGGAGCGGTACAACGGCTCCTCCGCCCTGGAGATCCAGGGCCAGGCCGCCCAGGGGGTCAGCTCCGGCGACGCCATGGCCGAGGTCAAACGGCTGGTCGCCCAGCTCCCGCCCGGCTACGCCATGTCCTGGACCGGCCTGTCCGCCCAGGAGGAGCTGTCCGGCAACCAGGCCGCGCCGCTCTACGCCATCTCGGTGCTCGTGGTCTTCCTCTGCCTGGCCGCCCTGTACGAGAGCTGGTCCATCCCGTTCGCGGTCATCATGGCCGTGCCCATCGGCATCTTCGGCGCCCTGCTGGCCGCCACCACCTTCGGCCAGAGCAACGACGTCTACTTCAAGGTCGGCCTGCTCACGACCATCGGCCTGACGGCCAAGAACGCCATCCTCATCGTGGAGTTCGCCGTGGCCGAACAGGCCGCCGGGCTGGGCGTGATCGAGGCCACCCTCAAGGCGGCCCGGCTCCGGCTGCGCCCGATCCTGATGACCTCCTTCGCCTTCATCCTCGGCGTCCTGCCCCTGGCCGTGGCCTCGGGCGCGGGCTCCGGCGCGCAGAACTCCGTGGGCATCGGCGTCATGGGCGGCATGCTCTCGGCCACCGTGCTCGGCGTGTACCTCATCCCGCTGCTCTACGTGGCGCTCAGGAAGGTCTTCAAGTACAAGCCCCCGGTGGAAGACGACGAGACCGGCACGGCCTAA
- a CDS encoding thioredoxin family protein: protein MTTDNKLIVCPNCGAVNRVQAGRETEATCGKCRTRVFEPSPLELIGSTFDRHVNKTEIPILVDFYSPTCGPCLMMGPQFAEAAKTLHPAVRLAKIDTSQEQTVAARYGIRAVPTLILFRDGREIARQPGAMNATDIAAWARQNL, encoded by the coding sequence ATGACCACCGACAACAAACTCATCGTCTGCCCCAACTGCGGGGCCGTGAACCGCGTGCAGGCTGGCCGCGAGACCGAGGCCACCTGCGGCAAGTGCCGCACCAGGGTGTTCGAGCCCTCGCCCCTGGAGCTGATCGGCTCCACCTTCGACCGCCACGTGAACAAGACCGAAATCCCGATCCTGGTGGACTTCTACTCGCCCACCTGCGGTCCCTGCCTGATGATGGGGCCCCAGTTCGCCGAGGCCGCCAAGACCCTGCATCCCGCCGTCAGGCTGGCCAAGATCGACACCTCGCAGGAACAGACCGTGGCCGCCCGCTACGGCATCCGCGCCGTCCCCACCCTGATCCTGTTCAGAGACGGCCGCGAGATCGCCCGCCAGCCCGGGGCCATGAACGCGACCGATATCGCCGCCTGGGCGCGGCAAAACCTGTGA
- a CDS encoding efflux RND transporter periplasmic adaptor subunit, with product MRSHSKFLPGSARRLAAAGLLALLCLLVLAGCQDKQSEAKATTPPPVEVGVIALHPQAVPLNTELPGRTTASLVAEVRPQVDGIIRERLFREGSEVLAGEVLYRVAPSTYQAEYSNALAALKRAQASLPSSESKAKRYAELIEQGAISKQDFQDAQAVYEADLAAVASAKAALESAKISLDYTEIKAPISGRVEMSDLTPGALVTANQSAPLTTIRQLDPINVDLTQSSTTMLNLRQAIAAGTITVEGKAMTVKLKLENGTIYPYEGTVEFSGAKVDESTGTYTLRAEFPNPDRLLLPGMYVRAIVQDGVFQNSYLVPQRAVGRTPKGEPQALFVNKEGKVEKRILDVRRSYGHAWLVGSGLSDGDRLVVQGSQSVRPGQSVTVKEMVLDDATGELKPAQEPAAAPAAPAAAEGKEG from the coding sequence ATGAGATCCCACTCGAAATTCCTGCCGGGTTCCGCCCGGCGTTTAGCCGCCGCAGGGCTGCTCGCCCTGTTGTGCCTGCTGGTCCTGGCCGGTTGCCAGGACAAACAGTCCGAGGCCAAGGCCACCACGCCCCCGCCCGTCGAGGTCGGCGTCATCGCCCTGCACCCGCAGGCCGTGCCGCTGAACACCGAGCTGCCGGGCCGGACCACGGCCTCCCTGGTGGCGGAGGTCCGCCCCCAGGTGGACGGCATCATCCGCGAGCGGCTGTTCCGCGAGGGCAGCGAGGTCCTGGCGGGCGAGGTCCTCTACCGCGTCGCGCCCTCCACCTATCAGGCCGAGTACAGCAACGCCCTGGCCGCCCTGAAGCGCGCCCAGGCCTCCCTGCCCAGCTCCGAGAGCAAGGCCAAGCGCTATGCCGAGCTGATCGAGCAGGGGGCCATCTCCAAGCAGGACTTCCAGGATGCCCAGGCCGTGTACGAAGCCGACCTGGCCGCCGTGGCCTCGGCCAAGGCCGCCCTGGAGAGCGCCAAGATCAGCCTGGACTACACCGAGATCAAGGCCCCCATCTCCGGCCGCGTCGAGATGTCCGACCTGACCCCCGGCGCGCTGGTCACCGCCAACCAGAGCGCGCCCCTGACGACCATCCGCCAGCTCGACCCCATCAACGTGGACCTGACCCAGTCGAGCACCACCATGCTCAACCTGCGCCAGGCCATCGCCGCGGGCACGATCACCGTCGAGGGCAAGGCCATGACCGTCAAGCTCAAGCTCGAAAACGGGACCATTTATCCCTACGAGGGGACCGTGGAGTTTTCCGGGGCCAAGGTAGACGAGTCCACCGGAACCTACACCCTGCGCGCCGAGTTCCCCAACCCGGACCGCCTCCTGCTGCCCGGCATGTACGTCCGGGCCATCGTCCAGGACGGCGTGTTCCAGAACAGCTACCTGGTCCCCCAGCGGGCCGTGGGCCGTACTCCCAAGGGCGAACCCCAGGCCCTGTTCGTGAACAAGGAAGGCAAGGTGGAGAAGCGCATTCTCGACGTGCGCCGCAGCTACGGCCATGCCTGGCTGGTCGGTTCCGGCCTCAGCGACGGCGACCGGCTGGTGGTCCAGGGGTCCCAGTCCGTGCGTCCCGGCCAGTCCGTGACGGTCAAGGAAATGGTCCTGGACGACGCCACCGGCGAGCTCAAGCCCGCCCAGGAACCGGCGGCCGCCCCGGCGGCCCCTGCCGCCGCCGAAGGCAAGGAAGGCTAG